The following proteins come from a genomic window of Corynebacterium sp. P4-C1:
- a CDS encoding alpha/beta fold hydrolase encodes MSEKKSPNQYTFVNADVELPSGDVSPVYVFPAQGERSGQADPGTAPAPLVAIWPGFGMGARYFRPTAQELADRGYPVVIGELRGQGRSTARATRKARWGYHDTASEDYPRTIRAAKEELGLPADHPTVLLTHSMGGQVASLFLARPEAKELNVVGMMGVGTGSPYKESFVGADRRRVALGSLFMTAVSKVVGYWPAGRLDLAGYGRQSDVHVREWTRFAHTNSLADLKGQDIDYEAGMKNVTVPILLTRFTDDDDCTLASAAYLADKFDPDNVHVEQLIGGLGHTKWARKPERVADRLEKFVASL; translated from the coding sequence ATGAGCGAAAAGAAAAGTCCGAACCAGTACACCTTCGTCAACGCTGATGTGGAACTGCCGAGTGGGGACGTCTCACCGGTCTATGTCTTTCCCGCTCAAGGGGAGCGCAGTGGACAAGCGGACCCGGGCACCGCACCGGCGCCGCTGGTGGCGATCTGGCCGGGTTTCGGTATGGGGGCCCGCTATTTCCGGCCAACGGCGCAGGAACTGGCAGACCGCGGCTACCCGGTCGTGATCGGTGAGTTGCGCGGCCAGGGTCGCAGTACAGCTCGCGCGACACGGAAAGCGCGGTGGGGCTACCACGACACCGCCTCGGAGGATTACCCTAGGACGATCCGTGCCGCGAAAGAGGAGCTGGGTCTTCCGGCAGACCACCCGACGGTGCTGCTGACGCACTCAATGGGCGGGCAAGTGGCGTCGCTGTTCCTTGCGCGCCCGGAGGCGAAGGAGCTCAATGTGGTGGGCATGATGGGCGTGGGCACCGGAAGCCCGTACAAGGAGAGCTTCGTGGGGGCGGACCGGCGTCGTGTAGCGCTGGGGAGCCTGTTCATGACGGCCGTGTCCAAGGTCGTCGGCTACTGGCCGGCAGGACGGTTGGACCTGGCGGGCTACGGCCGGCAATCTGATGTGCACGTGAGGGAATGGACGCGTTTCGCGCACACGAATTCGCTGGCGGACCTGAAGGGTCAAGACATCGATTACGAGGCGGGGATGAAGAACGTCACCGTACCGATTCTGCTGACGCGTTTCACTGACGACGATGACTGCACATTGGCATCTGCGGCGTATCTGGCAGATAAATTCGACCCCGACAACGTTCATGTTGAACAGTTGATCGGGGGACTGGGGCACACGAAGTGGGCGCGTAAGCCGGAGCGGGTCGCCGATCGACTGGAGAAATTCGTGGCCTCGCTCTAA
- a CDS encoding TenA family protein, protein MTRFSDELRDTHREKWDAAVGHRFVQELFDGTIDDGVMAGYLVQDYRFLDSFLQLLGAAVATADELAPRLRLSQFIGEVAGDENTYFLRSFKELGVSDEQRDNTPDTTACTGFTGLMREAAETRSYAAALGVLVVAEWLYLDWATNAPEERPESFVHNEWIELHDYPEFHTLVEFLRGEVDRIGERSEEDRAIINDFFGRAVTLELDFFDNSYEQPLEV, encoded by the coding sequence TTGACTAGATTCAGCGACGAGCTGCGCGACACCCACCGCGAGAAGTGGGACGCCGCAGTGGGTCACCGTTTCGTGCAAGAACTTTTCGACGGCACGATCGACGACGGTGTCATGGCCGGCTACCTCGTGCAGGACTACCGCTTCTTGGACAGCTTCTTGCAGCTCCTCGGCGCGGCAGTGGCCACCGCGGACGAACTCGCACCGCGTCTGCGTCTCTCCCAGTTCATCGGCGAGGTCGCGGGCGACGAGAACACGTACTTCCTCCGCTCCTTCAAGGAGCTCGGTGTGAGCGACGAGCAGCGCGACAACACCCCGGACACCACAGCATGCACCGGCTTCACCGGCCTGATGCGCGAGGCAGCCGAGACCCGCTCCTACGCCGCCGCCCTGGGCGTGCTCGTCGTGGCGGAGTGGCTGTACCTCGATTGGGCCACGAATGCCCCAGAAGAGCGTCCGGAGAGCTTCGTGCACAACGAGTGGATCGAGCTGCACGACTACCCGGAATTCCACACGCTCGTCGAGTTCCTGCGCGGCGAGGTCGACCGCATCGGTGAGCGCAGCGAGGAAGACCGCGCCATCATCAACGATTTCTTCGGCAGAGCAGTCACGCTGGAGCTGGACTTCTTCGACAATTCCTACGAGCAACCACTGGAGGTGTAA
- a CDS encoding CopG family transcriptional regulator, which translates to MAMTLRLSAEEDRALVLLASAWGCSKHEAATRAVVISASRLLDDAAVASLAHDTVPGRAALAARIRRARPNEAD; encoded by the coding sequence ATGGCTATGACGCTTAGGCTCTCCGCCGAGGAGGATCGCGCGCTCGTCTTGCTCGCCAGCGCATGGGGGTGCAGCAAACACGAAGCAGCCACGCGCGCGGTGGTCATCTCCGCAAGCAGACTGCTTGACGACGCCGCCGTGGCCTCCCTTGCCCACGACACCGTCCCCGGCCGTGCCGCGTTGGCCGCCCGCATCCGCCGCGCTCGGCCCAACGAGGCGGATTAA
- a CDS encoding TetR family transcriptional regulator, producing MKPLSPEQLLIIADECCAKWGPSAAVRSYSAICAAAAIPGAKLDGLPVFDSPAAAADALARGIERLEPLTDFNPPFADTAAEIYLRWCERD from the coding sequence ATGAAACCTTTAAGCCCTGAACAGCTGCTCATCATTGCGGACGAGTGCTGCGCGAAGTGGGGCCCTTCCGCCGCTGTGCGCAGTTATTCCGCGATCTGCGCCGCCGCGGCGATTCCCGGCGCGAAGCTGGACGGCCTCCCTGTATTCGACTCCCCCGCCGCCGCGGCCGACGCCCTTGCCCGCGGCATTGAGCGCCTCGAACCGCTGACCGATTTCAATCCGCCCTTCGCCGACACCGCCGCGGAGATCTATCTGCGCTGGTGCGAGCGCGATTGA
- a CDS encoding MarR family transcriptional regulator, which produces MLTPTPATTPSDTRPVHFRLPGDTAARCLQQARIHPGITRRQLQADLGLTQPTTTRLITRLETAGLVSLGAPQGECASVGRPSAGIYVHGADLVAAGAHVGKRETHIVLTDFSGAVVAQELVPHDVSTTTARETLEAIAWRLAHLSRSSPHPVRHVGVAFSADLSPDCTITSATYGWDRVPAHAEVSAALHNAAPAANFTPQFTVEVSTGVAAMAAHELAYTDLAVNNNTAAASSLYVYAREVLGYAWIVHGAIHRPRLGHQNPLVARLLSDSPLLEPAQRRGIDPLSVTALLDAAAERGHAASSLAGLVEAARDDDSLAALLDHRADILASVINIAVQVIDPSSVVFAGETFSADPQRTHRIAERIRETSYDDCTLKAYPANTAIVAQAAKTIALHAPWQRPLGVQA; this is translated from the coding sequence ATGCTCACGCCCACGCCCGCCACCACTCCCAGTGACACCCGCCCGGTCCACTTCCGCCTCCCGGGAGACACCGCCGCACGTTGCCTGCAGCAGGCGCGGATCCACCCCGGCATCACCCGCCGGCAGCTCCAGGCCGATCTGGGCCTGACCCAGCCAACCACCACCCGCCTCATCACCCGGTTAGAAACGGCGGGCCTTGTCAGCCTTGGGGCTCCGCAGGGTGAATGCGCCTCCGTCGGCCGCCCGAGCGCGGGCATCTATGTGCATGGTGCTGACCTTGTCGCGGCGGGGGCGCATGTCGGGAAAAGGGAGACTCACATCGTGCTCACGGATTTCAGCGGCGCCGTTGTGGCCCAAGAGCTGGTGCCCCACGATGTGAGCACCACCACCGCGAGAGAAACGCTTGAGGCGATAGCGTGGCGCCTCGCCCACCTTTCGCGCAGCTCGCCGCACCCGGTGCGCCACGTCGGCGTCGCATTTTCCGCCGATCTCAGCCCCGACTGCACCATCACCAGCGCCACCTACGGGTGGGACCGCGTCCCGGCCCACGCAGAAGTTTCCGCTGCCCTGCATAACGCAGCCCCGGCCGCGAACTTCACGCCGCAGTTCACTGTGGAGGTGAGCACTGGTGTCGCCGCGATGGCCGCCCATGAGCTGGCCTACACCGACCTCGCCGTGAACAACAACACGGCTGCGGCCTCTTCGCTCTACGTGTACGCGCGTGAGGTTTTGGGCTACGCCTGGATCGTCCACGGCGCGATCCACCGGCCCCGCCTCGGGCACCAAAATCCCTTGGTGGCACGCCTGCTCTCGGACTCCCCGCTCCTCGAACCCGCGCAACGCCGCGGCATTGACCCGCTCAGTGTCACTGCGCTTCTCGACGCCGCCGCCGAGCGCGGCCACGCGGCATCCAGTCTGGCTGGACTGGTCGAAGCCGCGCGCGACGATGACTCGTTAGCCGCCTTGCTCGACCACCGTGCGGATATTCTCGCCTCGGTCATCAATATCGCAGTTCAGGTCATCGACCCATCGTCCGTAGTCTTCGCGGGCGAGACGTTCAGCGCGGACCCGCAGCGCACGCACCGCATCGCCGAGCGCATTAGAGAAACGTCGTACGACGACTGCACCCTCAAGGCCTACCCTGCAAACACGGCGATCGTCGCGCAAGCGGCCAAAACCATCGCACTGCACGCGCCGTGGCAACGCCCCCTCGGCGTGCAGGCCTAA
- a CDS encoding DUF3566 domain-containing protein, whose translation MAARNVTVTRIRPGSAFKVGILMALIGFAAWLLAVSVLYFAVDAAGVVESINSLIGGVGGETIIDFPLVIALAALAGAIGVVAVAIMAPLTAFIYNELADLVGGLGLELTDYR comes from the coding sequence ATGGCAGCACGCAATGTCACCGTCACTCGCATCCGCCCGGGGAGCGCTTTCAAAGTTGGCATCCTCATGGCGCTCATCGGGTTCGCCGCGTGGCTGCTTGCGGTGTCCGTGCTCTACTTCGCCGTCGATGCCGCCGGTGTCGTGGAGTCCATCAACTCCCTCATCGGCGGCGTGGGCGGGGAGACCATCATCGACTTCCCGCTCGTCATCGCTCTTGCCGCCCTAGCCGGCGCCATCGGTGTCGTGGCCGTGGCCATCATGGCCCCGCTCACCGCATTCATCTACAACGAGCTGGCTGACCTGGTCGGCGGCCTCGGTCTCGAGCTGACCGACTACCGTTAG
- the gyrA gene encoding DNA gyrase subunit A, whose amino-acid sequence MQTSYIDYAMSVIVGRALPDVRDGMKPVHRRIVYAMYDSGYRPERSYVKSARPVSDAMGQFHPHGDSAIYDTLVRLAQPWVMRYPLVDGQGNFGSRGNDGPAAMRYTECKMTPLSMEMVRDIRENAVDFVPNYDGKAQEPVVLPSRVPNLLLNGSSGIAVGMATNIPPHNLGELAEAIYWILDNHDADDKTTLDACMERVKGPDFPTAGMIVGDQGIKDAYTTGRGSIRMRGVTEIEEVGTRQVIVITELPYNVNPDNFISGIAEQVAAGKMTGISKIEDESSDRVGMRIVITLKRDAVPRVVLNNLYKHSPLESNFSANMLSLVDGVPRTLRLDQMLRYYVAHQIEVIVRRTQYRLDEAEKRAHILRGLVKALDMLDEVIALIRRSPTVDEARTGLMELLDVDEIQADAILAMQLRRLAALERQKIVDDLAAIEAEIADYKDILAKPERQRAIVAEELKEVVEKHGDERRTRLVAATGDVTEEDLIARENVVVTITATGYAKRTKVDAYKSQKRGGKGVRGAELKQDDVVKNFFVCSTHDWILFFTNFGRVYRLKAYELPEAGRTARGQHVANLLEFQPEEKIAQVIQIQTYQDAPYLVLATRDGRVKKSRLTDYESARSAGLIAINLNEGDALIGASLVSADDDILLVSEQGQSIRFTADDEQLRPMGRATAGVKGMRFRGDDQLLAMTTVKEDDFLLVATSGGYGKRTPISEYNPQGRGGMGVMTFKYTPKRGKLIGALAVEEDDQIFAITSAGGVIRTEVNQIRPSSRATMGVRLVDLAEGNELLAIDVNVEDEGEQEATAVAKGEKTLDQGADPANVNSVETDGKE is encoded by the coding sequence ATGCAGACCAGCTACATCGACTACGCCATGAGCGTCATCGTCGGCCGTGCACTGCCTGACGTGCGCGACGGCATGAAGCCCGTGCACCGCCGCATTGTCTACGCGATGTACGACTCCGGCTACCGCCCGGAGCGCTCGTACGTGAAGTCCGCGCGCCCGGTCTCTGACGCGATGGGTCAATTCCACCCGCACGGCGACTCCGCTATTTACGACACCCTGGTGCGTCTCGCGCAGCCGTGGGTCATGCGGTACCCGCTGGTGGACGGCCAGGGCAACTTCGGCTCCCGCGGTAACGACGGCCCAGCGGCCATGCGTTACACGGAGTGCAAGATGACGCCGCTGTCCATGGAGATGGTGCGCGACATCCGTGAAAACGCTGTGGATTTCGTGCCCAACTACGACGGCAAGGCCCAAGAGCCGGTCGTGCTCCCGTCGCGTGTGCCGAACCTGCTGCTCAACGGCTCTTCCGGTATCGCCGTGGGCATGGCCACCAACATCCCGCCGCACAACCTCGGCGAGCTGGCCGAAGCGATCTACTGGATCCTGGACAACCACGACGCGGACGACAAGACCACGCTTGACGCGTGCATGGAACGTGTGAAGGGACCGGACTTCCCGACCGCCGGCATGATCGTCGGCGACCAGGGCATCAAGGATGCCTACACCACCGGCCGCGGTTCCATCCGCATGCGCGGTGTCACCGAGATTGAGGAAGTGGGCACCCGCCAGGTCATCGTGATCACGGAGCTGCCGTACAACGTCAACCCGGACAACTTCATCTCCGGCATCGCGGAGCAGGTCGCCGCGGGCAAGATGACCGGCATCTCCAAGATCGAGGACGAGTCCTCCGACCGCGTGGGAATGCGCATCGTCATCACGCTCAAGCGTGACGCCGTGCCGCGCGTCGTGCTGAACAACCTGTACAAGCACTCGCCGCTGGAGTCGAACTTCAGCGCCAACATGCTCTCGCTTGTCGACGGAGTGCCGCGCACCCTTCGCCTCGACCAGATGCTCCGCTACTACGTGGCCCACCAGATCGAGGTCATCGTCAGGCGCACCCAGTACCGCCTCGACGAAGCCGAAAAGCGCGCCCACATCCTGCGCGGCCTGGTCAAGGCCCTGGACATGCTCGACGAGGTCATCGCGCTCATCCGCCGTTCTCCGACGGTCGACGAAGCGCGCACGGGCTTGATGGAGCTTCTCGACGTCGACGAGATCCAGGCCGACGCCATCCTCGCCATGCAGCTGCGCCGTCTGGCCGCTCTCGAGCGCCAGAAGATCGTCGACGATCTGGCCGCCATCGAGGCCGAGATCGCCGACTACAAGGACATCCTGGCCAAGCCGGAGCGTCAGCGCGCGATTGTGGCGGAAGAGCTGAAGGAAGTCGTGGAAAAGCACGGCGACGAGCGCCGCACCCGCCTCGTCGCAGCCACCGGCGACGTCACCGAGGAAGACCTCATTGCCCGCGAAAACGTCGTGGTCACCATCACCGCGACCGGATACGCCAAGCGCACCAAGGTTGACGCCTACAAGTCCCAGAAACGCGGCGGCAAGGGTGTCCGCGGTGCGGAACTGAAGCAGGACGATGTGGTGAAGAACTTCTTCGTCTGCTCCACGCACGACTGGATCCTCTTCTTCACCAACTTCGGCCGCGTCTACCGCCTCAAGGCCTACGAGTTGCCGGAGGCCGGCCGAACCGCACGCGGACAGCACGTGGCGAACCTGCTGGAATTCCAGCCGGAAGAGAAGATCGCCCAGGTCATCCAGATCCAGACCTACCAGGACGCCCCCTACCTGGTGCTGGCTACCCGCGACGGCCGCGTGAAGAAGTCCCGCCTGACCGACTACGAGTCCGCCCGCTCCGCCGGCCTGATCGCCATCAACCTCAACGAGGGCGACGCCCTCATCGGCGCATCCCTAGTCAGCGCGGACGACGATATCCTGCTCGTCTCCGAGCAGGGCCAGTCCATCCGCTTCACCGCCGACGACGAGCAGCTCCGCCCGATGGGTCGCGCCACTGCCGGCGTGAAGGGCATGCGCTTCCGCGGCGACGACCAGCTGCTGGCCATGACCACGGTGAAGGAAGATGACTTCCTCCTCGTGGCCACCTCCGGCGGCTACGGCAAGCGCACCCCTATCTCTGAGTACAACCCGCAGGGGCGCGGTGGCATGGGCGTGATGACGTTCAAGTACACCCCGAAGCGCGGCAAGCTCATCGGCGCACTCGCGGTGGAGGAAGACGACCAGATCTTCGCCATCACGTCCGCCGGTGGCGTCATCCGCACCGAGGTCAACCAGATCCGGCCGTCCTCGCGCGCCACCATGGGCGTCCGACTCGTGGACCTTGCTGAGGGCAACGAACTGCTGGCCATCGATGTCAACGTCGAGGACGAAGGCGAGCAGGAAGCCACCGCCGTGGCCAAGGGCGAGAAGACTCTCGACCAGGGCGCTGACCCGGCGAACGTCAACTCCGTCGAGACCGACGGGAAGGAGTAG
- the gyrB gene encoding DNA topoisomerase (ATP-hydrolyzing) subunit B encodes MAEQQPHYDASSITILEGLEAVRKRPGMYIGSTGVRGLHHLVWEVVDNSVDEAMAGFADKVEVTLLKDGGVQVVDNGRGIPVEMHPSGAPTVQVVMTQLHAGGKFDSESYAVSGGLHGVGISVVNALSTRVEADIKRDGKHWYQKFTNAIPEDLVEGDNARGTGTTIRFWPDPEIFESVDFDYDTISRRLQEMAFLNKGLTITLKDERVSEEELELEAIAEEGDTAQVIEGDSFDDAEGTGDTEGTERTGETEKTEDSDDETGVAPDTKRKREKKVTFFYPNGLIDYVNYLNRNKTAIHPTVVGFDVKGQDHELEIAMQWNGGFKESVHTFANTINTHEGGTHEEGFRAALTSLMNRYAREHKLIKDKDPNLTGDDCREGLSAVVSVRVGDPQFEGQTKTKLGNSEIKGFVQRSVNEHLNDWFDANPAEAKVIIKKAVSSSQAREAARKARESVRRKSATDLGGLPGKLADCRSKDPVVSELFIVEGDSAGGSAKQGRDSMYQAILPLRGKILNVEKARLDRVLNNNEVQAIITALGTGINDEFDISKLRYHKIVLMADADVDGQHIATLLLTLLYRLMPDLIANGHVYLANPPLYKLKWAKGDPGYAYSDAERDAELEAGLNEGRKINTDDGIQRYKGLGEMNAGELWETTLDKEHRVLRRVDLEDAQRADELFSVLMGDDVAARRSFITRKAKDVRFLDV; translated from the coding sequence GTGGCCGAGCAACAACCGCATTATGACGCGTCATCGATCACCATCCTTGAGGGGTTGGAGGCCGTGCGTAAGCGCCCCGGCATGTACATCGGCTCCACCGGTGTGCGCGGCCTGCACCACTTGGTGTGGGAGGTCGTGGACAACTCCGTCGACGAGGCTATGGCCGGCTTCGCCGACAAGGTCGAGGTGACGCTGTTGAAAGACGGCGGTGTCCAGGTCGTGGATAACGGCCGCGGCATCCCGGTGGAAATGCACCCGTCGGGTGCGCCGACCGTCCAGGTGGTCATGACTCAGCTGCACGCCGGCGGCAAATTCGACTCCGAGTCTTACGCAGTCTCGGGCGGCCTCCACGGTGTGGGTATTTCCGTGGTGAACGCGCTGTCCACCCGCGTTGAGGCGGACATCAAGCGCGACGGCAAGCACTGGTACCAGAAGTTCACCAACGCGATCCCTGAGGATTTGGTGGAGGGCGACAACGCCCGCGGCACCGGTACGACGATCCGATTCTGGCCGGACCCGGAGATCTTTGAGTCGGTCGATTTCGACTACGACACGATTTCCCGTCGCCTGCAGGAAATGGCCTTCCTGAATAAGGGCCTGACCATCACCCTGAAGGACGAGCGCGTCTCCGAGGAAGAGCTGGAGCTCGAGGCAATCGCCGAGGAAGGCGACACAGCCCAGGTCATCGAAGGCGATTCCTTCGACGATGCCGAGGGTACCGGTGACACTGAGGGCACCGAGCGCACCGGCGAAACGGAGAAGACTGAGGACAGCGACGATGAGACAGGCGTCGCGCCGGACACGAAGAGGAAGCGCGAAAAGAAAGTCACGTTCTTCTACCCGAACGGTCTGATCGACTATGTGAACTACTTGAACCGCAACAAGACGGCGATTCACCCGACGGTGGTCGGCTTCGACGTGAAGGGCCAAGACCACGAACTCGAGATCGCCATGCAGTGGAACGGCGGGTTCAAGGAGTCGGTGCACACCTTCGCCAACACCATCAACACGCACGAGGGCGGCACGCACGAGGAAGGTTTCCGTGCGGCGCTCACGAGTTTGATGAACCGCTACGCGCGCGAACATAAGCTGATCAAGGACAAGGATCCGAACCTCACCGGCGACGACTGCCGCGAAGGCCTGTCCGCGGTCGTGTCCGTGCGCGTGGGTGACCCGCAGTTTGAGGGCCAGACGAAGACGAAGTTGGGCAACTCGGAGATCAAGGGCTTTGTTCAGCGCTCAGTCAATGAGCACCTCAACGACTGGTTCGATGCGAACCCGGCTGAGGCGAAGGTCATCATCAAAAAGGCCGTGTCCTCTTCGCAAGCGCGCGAAGCTGCGCGGAAGGCGCGCGAATCCGTGCGCCGCAAGTCCGCGACGGATCTTGGCGGTCTGCCGGGCAAGCTGGCGGACTGCCGCTCGAAGGACCCGGTCGTCTCCGAGCTGTTCATCGTGGAGGGTGACTCTGCTGGCGGCTCCGCGAAACAGGGCCGCGATTCGATGTACCAAGCGATTCTTCCGCTCCGCGGCAAGATCCTGAATGTGGAGAAGGCCCGCCTCGACCGTGTGCTAAACAACAACGAGGTCCAGGCGATCATTACGGCGCTGGGCACGGGCATCAACGACGAGTTCGACATCTCCAAGCTCCGCTACCACAAGATCGTCCTCATGGCTGATGCGGACGTGGACGGCCAGCACATTGCAACGCTGCTGCTCACGTTGCTCTACCGCCTCATGCCGGACCTGATCGCCAACGGTCACGTGTATCTCGCTAACCCGCCGTTGTACAAGCTGAAGTGGGCCAAGGGCGATCCGGGTTACGCGTACTCGGATGCTGAGCGCGACGCCGAGCTCGAGGCCGGCTTGAACGAGGGCCGCAAGATCAACACGGACGACGGCATTCAGCGCTACAAGGGTCTCGGCGAGATGAACGCGGGCGAGCTGTGGGAGACCACCCTGGACAAGGAGCACCGCGTCCTGCGCCGCGTCGACCTCGAGGACGCCCAGCGCGCCGACGAGCTCTTCTCCGTACTCATGGGCGACGATGTCGCCGCCCGCCGTTCGTTCATCACCCGCAAGGCAAAGGACGTCCGCTTCCTCGACGTCTAA
- the tenA gene encoding thiaminase II has protein sequence MGLFSLLKESAPEWDPYIHHAFVEDLGEGTLPLPIFQDYLVQDYLFLVQYARANALGAYKSRTLGEVEAAAQGLSATITETELHRRLTERWGITGDDLDRAPEKQTTVAYTRYVLDTGMAGDLLELQIALAPCQIGYAEIGTYLEPKLKENAEHPYAEWIQEYAGDDFQNQAVAMTKLLDDLLGVPAEEIKGTKRFERLLDIFRTATRLEADFWQQALDS, from the coding sequence ATGGGCCTTTTTTCGCTTCTCAAAGAATCCGCCCCGGAGTGGGACCCGTACATCCACCACGCATTCGTTGAGGACCTGGGCGAAGGCACTCTCCCGCTGCCGATCTTCCAGGACTACCTGGTGCAGGACTATCTGTTCCTGGTCCAGTACGCCCGCGCGAACGCGCTCGGAGCCTACAAGTCACGCACCCTCGGCGAGGTAGAAGCGGCGGCGCAAGGGCTGTCTGCCACCATCACGGAGACCGAGCTGCACCGACGGCTGACGGAGCGCTGGGGTATCACGGGCGACGACCTCGACCGTGCGCCGGAGAAGCAAACCACAGTCGCCTACACGCGCTACGTGCTCGACACCGGCATGGCGGGCGACCTGCTGGAGCTGCAGATCGCGCTTGCGCCGTGTCAGATCGGTTATGCGGAGATCGGCACCTATTTGGAGCCGAAGCTTAAGGAGAACGCTGAGCACCCGTACGCGGAGTGGATCCAGGAATACGCCGGCGACGATTTCCAGAATCAGGCGGTAGCCATGACGAAGCTTCTCGACGACCTACTGGGGGTGCCCGCCGAGGAGATCAAGGGCACGAAGCGTTTCGAGCGCCTGCTGGACATTTTCCGCACGGCAACCCGCCTGGAAGCCGACTTCTGGCAGCAGGCGCTCGACAGCTAA
- the bioB gene encoding biotin synthase BioB: protein MATPASVNEPDILDIAREKCLENGEGLSEAEIYRALTIEDERLQELLDLAHQVRIKHCGVEISLEGIISLKTGGCPEDCSFCSQSGLFESPVRSVTLDTAELVEAAKQSEKMGASEFCIVAAVKSPTDSLLDQVAQAIVAINNEVDISISASLGTLTRKDAHRLSQMGVIRYNHNLETAKSFFPNVVTTHTWQERRDTLENVLAEGMETCSGGIIGLGESLEQRAEFAAQLAQINPHETPINFLDPRPGTPFANRPLVPQGEALRAVAALRLAMPSTQLRFAGGTELALGDDGTETGLLGGANAIIGGNYLTTFGRPIEKDRDAIDRAMDSPRNLPITPVGQKQRTDHGILYSTLKSL, encoded by the coding sequence ATGGCTACACCCGCTTCAGTGAACGAACCCGACATCCTCGACATCGCGCGAGAGAAATGCCTGGAAAACGGCGAAGGACTCTCCGAAGCTGAGATCTACCGAGCTCTCACCATCGAGGATGAACGGTTACAGGAACTACTCGATCTCGCCCACCAGGTCCGGATCAAGCACTGCGGTGTCGAGATCTCTCTCGAGGGCATCATTTCCCTGAAGACCGGCGGGTGCCCGGAGGACTGTAGCTTCTGCTCCCAGTCCGGGCTGTTTGAATCCCCCGTCCGCTCTGTCACTCTTGACACAGCAGAACTAGTCGAGGCCGCGAAGCAATCCGAGAAGATGGGCGCGAGCGAGTTCTGCATCGTTGCCGCTGTGAAGAGCCCGACTGACTCCCTGCTCGACCAAGTCGCTCAGGCGATCGTCGCAATCAACAACGAGGTGGACATTTCTATCTCCGCCTCCCTCGGCACACTGACCCGCAAGGATGCCCACCGGCTCTCGCAAATGGGTGTCATACGCTACAACCACAACCTGGAGACCGCGAAGTCGTTCTTCCCCAACGTCGTCACCACACACACGTGGCAGGAACGTAGGGACACCTTGGAGAATGTCTTGGCGGAAGGAATGGAGACCTGCTCCGGCGGGATCATCGGTCTCGGCGAAAGTCTTGAGCAGCGCGCCGAGTTCGCCGCTCAGCTCGCTCAAATCAACCCGCACGAAACACCGATCAACTTCCTCGATCCCCGCCCCGGGACCCCGTTCGCTAACCGTCCCTTGGTTCCCCAAGGCGAGGCCTTGCGCGCGGTCGCCGCTCTCCGACTGGCTATGCCCTCGACACAGCTGCGGTTCGCCGGCGGTACTGAGCTTGCGCTCGGGGATGACGGCACAGAAACTGGCCTCCTTGGCGGGGCTAACGCCATCATCGGCGGCAACTACCTGACGACATTCGGCCGGCCGATCGAAAAGGACCGTGATGCGATCGACCGCGCCATGGATTCCCCGCGAAACCTTCCCATCACACCCGTCGGACAGAAACAGCGCACCGATCACGGCATCCTGTACAGCACGTTGAAGTCGCTCTAG